Genomic window (Palaemon carinicauda isolate YSFRI2023 chromosome 42, ASM3689809v2, whole genome shotgun sequence):
aaagccaggcagggatgtttccaataggccaccacaaaccataTTGAAAAGgaccccattatatatatatgtatatgtatatatttatatatatatatatatataaatatatatatatatatatatatatatatatatatatatatacatatgcatgtataaatacatatatatatacatatatatatatatatatatatatatatatatatatatatatatataaatatatacatatacatatatatatatgtatatatatatatatatatatatatatatatttatatatatatatatataaatatatattatatatatatcatacatatatatatatatatatatatatatatatatatatatatgtatatatatacacatatatatataaatatatatatatatatatatatatacacacatatatataaatatatatatatatatatatatatatatatatatatatatatatatatatacatatactcacacatggatagatgtgtgtaatatatacatatacatggaaagGATCCGTTCGGTGAAAATTCTTTACAACTCCTAATTGACCAGTAGATAACATTCGAATTGATTAATCACTAAGGAAATTATACTGACAGCCTCCAACAGAAGTCGGAAACACAAAAAATTAATCTTCATGAAAACTTATGACGCAATTTTTCGTCAAGTTAAGGCCAATAAATTCTTAGTTTTCGAAATTATTAACTACCGTGTTTcagttcaattctctctctctctctctctctctctctctctctctctctctctctctcctctctctctctcatgacacccTTGAGGGTAAGCTTCCAAATGAATAACCTGCGTTTGAGCACCGAGtgtatggaatattattattattattattatcattattattattattattattatcattattattattattctctctctctctctctctctctctctctctctctctctctctctctctttttcatgacACCCTAGCGGGTAAGCTCCCAAATGAATAACCAGCATTTGAGGACCGAATAcatcgaatattattattattattattattattattattattagtagtagtagtagtagtagtagtagtagtagtagtagtagtagtagtagtagtagtagtagtagtagtagtagtagcagccaagctacaactctagttggaaaagcaagatgctatacatgCAGCTATTTTCTCTCTCACCCTGAAAATTATTTTGTAGCCTTATATCTCTCACTTCTCTCACCAAAACTAAACAAgagtgagagaaaaaaataagaaaatggcaaacctttctctctcccttttcatCAGAGTAGTAATTATAATCGTTCTTTAATGACAGGCAGGTGCCTTGCCCCTACAATAACAGACTGGTCAGATGCACGataagaagcgagagagagagagagagagagagagagagagagagagagagagagagagagagagagagagagagagagggttctttTATCTTGTATACTTCTAAACATATAGTTCCCatggcttattctctctctctctctctctctctctctctctctctctctctctctctctctctctctctctctctctcaacaatcaaGATTTTCTTACATTTTGATAAAATATGTGTATGCATCTTTTTTTTCCCAATTAAATCAATGTTTCGATACACCTTTatacaatgaaataaaacaccgtatacgcgcgcgcacacgcacacacacacacacacacacatatatatatatatatatatatatatatatatactgtatatatatatatataaatatatatatatatatatatatatatatatatatatactgtatatatatatatatatatatatatatatatatatatatatatacatatacatatatatatatatatatatatatatatatatatatatatatatatatatatatatatatatactgtatatatatatatatatatatatatatatatatatatatatatatacatatacatatatatacacgcaggaAACTGATTATATTTTTAGcctcaaaatttaaaaaaagaaataatgaaactgcaTTTATGTAAAATTACATTGAAGAAATGTAGGCGAAAAAAATTCACCAAGTaaagtttattttgttttcattcaaatgatgaataataatttggatatcatcaataataaaaagaaaaatacaataacaataataagtcaACGAATATGAaatgtaattaaaaatataataataaccaaCGAATATAAATTGCAATAATGGTTAGGTTTTGTGAAGAATCTTTTCACATTCAACTTCTGCAGTTACGATAATGTACCaatgaaggaaaaattatataaaaagatgaaGGATATTCATATCTGTGTcttgataaccccccccccccccccccaggcatgGCACTCCCAACTCTCTCTTACCACTCCTACCAATCCATTAACCATAATTGTGAAATATGGGTTGTTATACCCGTAGAGTTATGATTTCTAGACAGGTGTTTTTAGGAACTACCTTaaaagaaggattattattattattatcattattattattattatcattattattattattattattattattatattattattattattataaaatggggAAGAGCTATGATAAAAAATTAAGAATCTAATGTACTTAaaagaatatgaatttttttttactatctatatccagaaacaaaaatatatatatctccacagttggaattattcaaaaaatatatacgaatatttaACAGAATAAAATCAGCTGATGATAgagtaacacacacgcacacgcacgcacacacacacacacacatatatatatatatatatatatatatatatatatacacagtatatatatacagatatatatatatatatatatatatatatatatatatatatatatatatatatatatatatatacatacagatatatatatatatatatatatatatatatatatatatatatacacatacatatatatatacagatatatatatatatatatatatatatatatatatatatacagatatatatataatatatatataatatatatatagatatatatatacacagatatatatatatatataatatacatatatacatatatatatacatatatatatatatatatatatatatatatatatatatatatagatagatagatatatatatatatatacagatatatatatatataatatatatatatatatatatatatatatatatatatatatatatatatatgtatatacatatatatatatatatatatatatatatatatatatatatctgtgtgtatgtgtatgcaactacaaaaatgcatttgtttctaatccattgcaggacaaaggcctactgaagtttggccagttttcatcaccacgttgggcagtgcggattggtgatggtgggagatttcagtctaatcatctcctacgcttatagaCGAAAATTACcatcaacctaatatgggtggctttgctgatcacggcgatgcgcaaaccctttcaccaatattatatatatatatatacatatatatatatatatatatatatatatatatatatatatatatgtatttacacacatattatatatatgtatatatatatatatgtacatatacatatatattatatgatatgatatatatatatatatatatatatatatatatatatacttatatatatatatatgtatatatatatatatatatatatatatatatatatatatcatatatatagatatatatataaatatatatacatacaaatatatatatatatatatatatatatatatatatacataaatagatatatacatacatatatatatatatatatatatatatatatatatatatatatatatatatatatatatatatacataaatactgtatatatatataaacttaaacatatatatatatatatatatatatatatatatatatatatatatatatatatacatgtgtgtatgtgtgtgagtgtgtggctTCTCAATTCCTAATCAATGGTGTCCACATCACTTTCTTTTCTTGTGAGAAGTACCTGCAAAAAAACCACGCCCGTAAACACATGCGCAAAATGCTTctttcccccacccccccccccccaacaaacacgcacacgcgcacTATAATAAAGATAAAGCAAGTCATGTGCGCAAATTGCGACAGCGCAGTCGGCGCCATAAAACAGCGCGGATTAAGCCCACCTTTttcgatgaagaagaagaagaagaagaagaagaagttagtgATGCTTCTCAGCTGAACACCAGagaagttagtgttggttctcagcagaaggccagataaaaagttagtgttggttctcagcagaaggccagagaagtagttagtgttggttctcagcagaaggccagagaagaagttagtgttggttctcagcagaaggccagagaagtagttagtgttggttctcagcagaaggccagagaagaagttaagtgttggttctcagcagaaggccagagaagaagttagtgttgattctcagcagaaggccagagaagaagttagtgttggttctcagcagaaggccagagaagaagttagtgttggttctcagcagaaggccagataaaaagttagtgttggttctcagcagaaggccagagaagaagttaagtgttggttctcagcagaaggccagagaaaaagttagtgttggttctcagcagaaggccagagaaaaagttagtgttggttctcagcagaaggccagagaaaaagttagtgttggttctcagcagaaggccagagaaaaagttagtgttggttctcagcagaaggccagagaagcggttagtgttggttctcagcagaaggccagagaagtagttagtgttggttctcagcagaaggccagagaagaagttagtgttggttctcagcagaaggccagagaagaagttaagtgttggttctcagcagaaggccagagaagaagttagtgttggttctcagcagaaggccagagaagaagttagtgttggttctcagcagaaggccagagaagaagttagtgttggttctcagcagaaggccagagaagaagttaagtgttggttctcagcagaaggccagagaagaagttagtgttggttctcagcagaaggccagagaagaagttagtgttggttctcagcagaaggccagagaagtagttagtgttggttctcagcagaaggccagagaagaagttagtgttggttctcagcagaaggccagagaagtagttagtgttggttctcagcagaaggccagagaagaagttaagtgttggttctcagcagaaggccagagaagaagttagtgttgattctcagcagaaggccagagaagaagttagtgttggttctcagcagaaggccagagaagaagttagtgttggttctcagcagaaggccagataaaaagttagtgttggttctcagcagaaggccagagaagaagttaagtgttggttctcagcagaaggccagagaaaaagttagtgttggttctcagcagaaggccagagaagaagttagtgttggttctcagcagaaggccagagaagaagttagtgttggttctcagcagaaggccagagaagaagttaagtgttggttctcagcagaaggccagataaaaagttagtgttggttctcagcagaaggccagagaagaagttaagtgttggttctcagcagaaggccagagaagaagttagtgttggttctcagcagaaggccagagaagaagttaagtgttggttctcagcagaaggccagataaaaagttagtgttggttctcagcagaaggccagagaagaagttaagtgttggttctcagcagaaggccagagaagaagttagtgttggttctcagcagaaggccagagaagaagttagtgttggttctcagcagaaggccagagaagaagttaagtgttggttctcagcagaaggccagagaagaagttagtgttggttctcagcagaaggccagagaagaagttagtgttggttctcagcagaaggccagagaagaagttaagtgttggttctcagcagaaggccagagaagaagttagtgttggttctcagcagaaggccagataaaaagttagtgttggttctcagcagaaggccagagaagaagttagtgttggttctcagcagaaggccagagaagaagttagtgttggttctcagcagaaggccagagaagtagttagtgttggttctcagcagaaggccagagaagaagttagtgttggttctcagcagaaggccagagaagtagttagtgttgcttctcagcagaaggccagagaagtagttagtgttggttctcagcagaaggccagagaaaaagttagtgttggttctcagcagaaggccagagaaaaagttagtgttggttctcagcagaaggccagagaagaagttagtgttggttctcagcagaaggccagagaagaagttagtgttggttctcagcagaaggccagagaagaagttagtgttggttctcagcagaaggccagagaagaagttagtgttggttctcagcagaaggccagagaagaagttaagtgttggttctcagcagaaggccagagaagaagttagtgttggttctcagcagaaggccagagaagaagttagtgttggttctcagcagaaggccagagaagtagttagtgttgcttctcagcagaaggccagagaagtagttagtgttgcttctcagcagaaggccagagaagtagttagtgttggttctcagcagaaggccagagaagaagttagtgttggttctcagcagaaggccagagaagaagttagtgttggttctcagcagaaggccagagaagtagttagtgttggttctcagctgAACGCCAGAGAAGAATAAGTTAGTGTTgcttctcagcagaaggccagagaagtagttagtgttggttctcagcagaaggccagagaagaagttagtgttggttctcagcagaaggccagagaagtagttagtgttggttctcagcagaaggccagagaagtagttagtgttggttctcagctgAACGCCAGAGAAGAATAAGTTAGTGTTgcttctcagcagaaggccagagaagtagttagtgttggttctcagcagaaggccagagaagaagttagtgttggttctcagcagaaggccagagaagtagttagtgttggttctcagcagaaggccagagaagaagttagtgttggttctcagcagaaggccagagaagaagttagtgttggttctcagcagaaggccagagaagaagttagtgttggttctcagcagaaggccagagaagtagttagtgttggttctcagcagaaggccagagaagtagttagtgttggttctcagcagaaggccagagaagaagttagtgttgcttctcagcagaaggccagagaagtagttagtgttggttctcagcagaaggccagagaagaagttagtgttggttctcagcagaaggccagagaagaagttagtgttggttctcagcagaaggccagagaagaagttagtgttggttctcagcagaaggccagagaagaagttagtgttggttctcagcagaaggccagagaagtagttagtgttgcttctcagcagaaggccagagaagtagttagtgttggttctcagcagaaggccagagaagaagttagtgttgcttctcagcagaaggccagagaagtagttagtgttggttctcagcagaaggccagagaagaagttagtgttggttctcagcagaaggccagagaagaagttagtgttggttctcagcagaaggccagagaagaagttagtgttggttctcagcagaaggccagagaagtagttagtgttggttctcagcagaaggccagagaagaagttagtgttggttctcagcagaaggccagagaagaagttagtgttgcttctcagcagaaggccagagaagaagttagtgttggttctcagcagaaggccagagaagaagttagtgttggttctcagcagaaggccagagaagaagttagtgttggttctcagcagaaggccagagaagaagttagtgttggttctcagcagaaggccagagaagaagttagtgttggttctcagcagaaggccagagaagaagttagtgttggttctcagcagaaggccagagaagaagttagtgttgcttctcagcagaaggccagagaagaagttagtgttggttctcagcagaaggccagagaagtagttagtgttggttctcagctgAACGCCAGAGAAGAATAAGTTAGTGTTgcttctcagcagaaggccagagaagaagttagtgttgcttctcagcagaaggccagagaagaagttagtgttggttctcagcagaaggccagagaagtagttagtgttggttctcagcagaaggccagagaagaagttagtgttgcttctcagcagaaggccagagaagtagttagtgttggttctcagctgAACGCCAGAGAAGAATAAGTTAGTGTTgcttctcagcagaaggccagagaagaagttagtgttgcttctcagcagaaggccagagaagtagttagtgttgcttctcagcagaaggccagagaagaagttagtgttgcttctcagcagaaggccagagaagtagttagtgttggttctcagcagaaggccagagaagaagttagtgttggttctcagcagaaggccagagaagaagttagtgttggttctcagcagaaggccagagaagaagttagtgttgcttctcagcagaaggccagagaagtagttagtgttggttctcagcagaaggccagagaagaagttagtgttggttctcagcagaaggccagagaagaagttagtgttggttctcagcagaaggccagagaagaagttagtgttggttctcagcagaaggccagagaagaagttagtgttggttctcagcagaaggccagagaaaaagttagtgttggttctcatcAAAAGGTCAGAGAaaaagttagtgttggttctcatcAAAAGGTCAGAGAaaaagttagtgttggttctcatcAAAAGGCCAGAGAaaaagttagtgttggttctcatcAAAAGGTCAGAGAaaaagttagtgttggttctcatcAAAAGGCCAGAGAaaaagttagtgttggttctcatcAAAAGGCCAGAGAaaaagttagtgttggttctcatcAAAAGGCCAGAGAAAAAGTTAGTGCTGGTTCTCAGCTGAACGCCAGAAGAAGAatttagtgttggttctcagctgAACGCCAGAGAaaaagttagtgttggttctcatcAAAAGGCCAGAGAaaaagttagtgttggttctcaccaaaaggccagagaagaagttagtgttggttctcacCAAAAGGCCAGAGAaaaagttagtgttggttctcatcAAAAGGCCAGAGAaaaagttagtgttggttctcaccaaaaggccagagaagaagttagtgttggttctcagctgAACGCTAGAAGAAGAatttagtgttggttctcagcagaacGCCAGAGAAGAAGTTAAGTGTTGGTTCACAGCAGAAGGTCAGAGAaaaagttagtgttggttctcatcAAAAGGCCAGAGAaaaagttagtgttggttctcatcAAAAGGCCAGAGAaaaagttagtgttggttctcatcAAAAGGTCAGAGAaaaagttagtgttggttctcatcAAAAGGCCAGAAAaaaagttagtgttggttctcaccaaaaggccagagaagaagttagtgttggttctcaccaaaaggccagagaagaagttagtgttggttctcagcaaAAGGCCAGAGAaaaagttagtgttggttctcagctgAACGCCAGAGAAGAAGAATTTAGTGCTGGTTCTCAGCTGAACGCCAGAAGAATAatttagtgttggttctcagctgaacgccagagaagaagttagtgtCGGTTCTCAGCAGAAAGCTAGAGAaaaagttagtgttggttctcagcagaaggccagagaagaagttaagtgttggttctcagcagaaggccagagaagaagttaagtgttggttctcagcagaaggccagagaaaaagttagtgttggttctcatcAAAAGGCCAGAGAaaaagttagtgttggttctcatcAAAAGGCCAGAGAAAAAGTTAGTGTTGGGTCTCAGCTGAACGCCAGAAGAAGAatttagtgttggttctcagctgAACGCCAGAGAAGAAGTTtgtgttggttctcagcagaaggccagagaagaagttagtgttgGGTCTCAGTAGAACgccagagaagaagttagtgttgattctcagcagaaggccagagaagaagttaAGTGTTGGTTTTCAGCTGAACgccagagaagaagttagtgttgattctcagcagaaggccagagaagaagttaAGTGTTGGTTTTCAGCTGAACgccagagaagaagttagtgttgattctcagcagaaggccagagaagaagttaAGTGTTGGTTTTCAGCTGAACgccagagaagaagttagtgttggttctcagctgAACGACAGCGAAAAAGTTAAGTGTTGGTTCTCAGCTGAACGCCAGCAGAAGAATAatttagtgttggttctcagctgaacgccagagaagaagttagtgttggttctcagcagaaaGCTAGAGAaaaagttagtgttggttctcatcAAAAGGCCAGAGAAGAAGTTAAGTGTTGGTTCTCAGCTGAACGCCAGAGAAGAAGTTAAGTGTTGGTTCTCAGCTAATCGCCAGAGAAGAAGTTAAGTGTTGGTTCTCAGCTGAACGCCAGAGAAGAAGAATatagtgttggttctcagcagaaggccagagaagaagttaAGTGGTGGTTCTCAGCTGAACGCCAGAGAaaaagttagtgttggttctcagcagaacGCCAGAGAAGAAGAatttagtgttggttctcagctgAACGCCAGAGAAGAAGAATATAGTGTTGGTTCTCAGCTGAACGCTAGAGaagaagttagtgttggttctcagctgAACGCCAGAGAAGAAGAATATAGTGTTGGTTCTCAGCTGAACGCTAGAGaagaagttagtgttggttctcagctgAACGCCAGAGAAGAAGAATATAGTGTTGGTTCTCAGCTGAACGCTAGAGaagaagttagtgttggttctcagctgAACGCCAGAGAAGAAGAATTTAGTGCTGGTTCTCAGCTGAACGCTAGAGAAGAAGTTAGTGTCGGTTCTCAGCTGAACGCCAGAGAAtaagttagtgttggttctcagcatAATGCCACCAGATATTgaaaatatctgtgtgtgtgatacaATGTGTCTGGGTTGTGTGTACAGTATTTTGGTAATGtttgagtgtgcgtgcgtgtgtgtgtgtgtgtgtattagatactactgtacgcaacccgtcataaatgatggctaaatatttagataaatttgcACACACGTcagatttgtgggagattatggtttccgaatatacctctcggggtaaccactCTCAACAGGGTATTACTACTCATTCTCCCTAtactcaagggacggggagagacctagtaagttatacgtctggtaatatatttgagcgtgaccagaaagacttttatacataaataaataatatatatatatatatatatatatatatatatatatatacatatatatatatatatatatatatatatatatatatatatatatatgtatatagccagacCATATACGTAATAATGATTTCGTTAACGAGGAAAAAGTATAGGTCCATGTATTtaatttggctccacaaggcactagaagagttggaagacccagacctacatggctgaggactgtgaagcgtggaGTGGGACATGGTGGAtccaagtattgatttaaaagctgaaaatagagacatctggcgaaatttaatagaggccctttgcgtcaataggcgcgggagatgatgatgatgattattattattattattattattattattattattattattattacactgctgaggactatgaaacgtgaagtagatgatgaattgagaagtattgatttataagctcaagatagagacgactggcgaaatctaaccgaggagataatgagtatgatgatgatgatgatttgattgtGTATTTACGTATGTATTTCATTTGCATACAGATAGGTGCATGCGTGAGTGAATACTTttctgtgtttgtgcatgtgtgtgtgcatcttGAACATctttatgtatgcatgcattttCAAGAAGCATGCGTTAGAgatgatgagtatgatgatgatgatgatgatttgattgtgtatttatgtatttatgtatttcatttgcatACAGATAGGTGCATCAGTGAGTGAATACTTttctgtgtttgtgcatgtgtgtgtgcatgtatgcatccTGAACATCTTTTTGTATGAAAGCATTTTCAAGAAGCATGCGTTAGAgatgatgagtatgatgatgatgatgctgatttgattgtgtatttatatatgtatttaatttgcATACAGATAGGTGCATGCGTGAGTGAATACTTTTCTGTGTTTGTGCATGTGCATCTTGAACATCTTTATGTATGAAAGCATTTTCAAGAAGCATGCGTTAGAgatgatgagtatgatgatgatgatgatgatttgattgtatatttatatatgtatttaatttgcATACAGATAGGTGCATGCGTGAGTGTAGACTTTAGTGtgaatgtgtgcatgtgtgcatgtgaGTGTGCATCTTGAACGCCTTAATGTATGCATGCATTTTCAAGAAGCATGCGTTAGAgatgatgagtatgatgatgatgatgatgatttgattgtGTATTTACGTATGTATTTCATTTCCATACAGATAGTTGCATGCGTGAGTGAATACTTttctgtgtttgtgcatgtgtgtgtgcatgtatgcatctTGAACGCCTTAATGTATGCATGCATTTTCAAGAAGCATGcgttagagatgatgatgatgatgatgatatgattgtgtatttatatatgtatttaatttgcATACATATAGGTGCATGCGTGAGTGAatgcttttcagtgtttgtgcatgtgtgtatgtgcatgtatgcatCTTGAACATCTTTATGTATGAAAGCATTTTCAAGAAGCATGCGTTTAAAAAACGGTATGTACTAATGGGTTCCTATACCCACATCCGCCAGCTCATTTGCGGTTGCGTAAATGGCGAAAGGTATGTGAATTATTCTTACTAACAACCTCGTTGTTCGCGGGTTTACAAATGAATAAATTAAACGAAAGTGACTTGTTAGTCCAGGGTTCAAACTTGAACGTGTagctattaccttagatgctgctgcttcttaccttagattaccttaacacTTTTCCAACTTACCttgaatttgaagctagtaaaaccaataTTATCttagaaattaccttgaaaccatgcaaattacctgaaactaaggtgattatcttaaaaattaccttgaaaccatgcaaattacctgaaactaaggtgattatcttaaa
Coding sequences:
- the LOC137632890 gene encoding uro-adherence factor A-like, with the translated sequence MKKRSRRHKTARIKPTFFDEEEEEEEEEVSDASQLNTREKAREEVSVGSQQKAREKVSVGSHQKVREKVSVGSHQKVREKVSVGSHQKAREKVSVGSHQKVREKVSVGSHQKAREKVSVGSHQKAREKLNAREKVSVGSHQKAREKVSVGSHQKAREEVSVGSHQKAREKVSVGSHQKAREKVSVGSHQKAREEAREKVSVGSHQKAREKVSVGSHQKVREKVSVGSHQKARKKVSVGSHQKAREEVSVGSHQKAREEVSVGSQQKAREKLNAREEVSVGSQQKAREKVSVGSQQKAREEVKCWFSAEGQRRKKKFVLVLSRRPEKKLVLGLSRTPEKKLVLILSRRPEKKLSVGFQLNAREEVSVDSQQKAREEVKCWFSAERQRRKKKNIVLVLSRRPEKKLSGGSQLNAREKVSVGSQQNAREEEFSVGSQLNAREEEYSVGSQLNAREEVSVGSQLNAREEEYSVGSQLNAREEVSVGSQLNAREEEYSVGSQLNAREEVSVGSQLNAREEEFSAGSQLNAREEVSVGSQLNARE